The proteins below come from a single Effusibacillus pohliae DSM 22757 genomic window:
- the larA gene encoding nickel-dependent lactate racemase — protein MKVTLSYGKQGLTVDVPDTAVVVEPRHLAGLPDEKAAVVNALRHPIGCPPLCEMVKPTDRVAIVISDITRPTPNHKLVPWLLEELSHVPLEQFVIINGTGTHRDQTRDEFIQMLGEWVVDNVRIINNNCHDKSTQAKVGSSRFGCDVYLNKEYVEADFRIVTGFIEPHFFAGFSGGPKGIMPGIAGIETILAFHNARMIGDPAATWGNMEGNPVQEMSREVNRMCKPDFMLNVTLNGNKQITGVFAGELFAAHAAGCEFVKEHVMIRCDHRFDVVITSNSGYPLDQNLYQAVKGMSAAHQIVRRGGTIICAAECSDGLPNHGNYAKILQMRKTPQEILEMINDPSFQMFDQWQVQKQAVIQTWADVYVYSELSDADIERAMLKPTRDIGQTLRELQAKYGDAMSVAVLPLGPLTIPYVAE, from the coding sequence CTGACGGTCGACGTGCCGGACACGGCGGTGGTAGTGGAACCCCGTCATCTGGCGGGTCTGCCGGACGAGAAAGCGGCGGTGGTGAACGCGCTTCGCCACCCGATCGGTTGTCCGCCGCTCTGCGAAATGGTCAAGCCGACCGATCGTGTGGCGATCGTGATCAGCGATATTACCCGGCCCACCCCCAACCACAAGCTTGTTCCCTGGCTGTTGGAAGAATTGTCGCATGTACCGCTGGAGCAATTCGTGATCATCAACGGAACGGGCACTCACCGCGACCAGACGCGGGACGAATTCATCCAGATGCTCGGCGAATGGGTCGTCGACAATGTCCGCATCATCAACAACAACTGCCATGACAAGTCGACACAGGCGAAAGTGGGCAGCAGCCGGTTCGGCTGTGACGTGTATCTCAACAAAGAGTATGTGGAGGCGGATTTCCGGATTGTCACCGGTTTTATCGAGCCGCACTTTTTCGCCGGTTTTTCCGGCGGGCCAAAAGGCATTATGCCGGGCATTGCGGGCATCGAGACGATCCTTGCGTTCCACAACGCGCGGATGATCGGGGATCCGGCGGCCACCTGGGGCAACATGGAAGGCAACCCGGTGCAGGAGATGTCGCGGGAAGTCAATCGGATGTGCAAGCCCGATTTTATGCTGAACGTAACGCTGAACGGGAACAAGCAAATCACTGGCGTGTTCGCCGGCGAGTTGTTCGCCGCTCATGCCGCCGGCTGCGAGTTTGTGAAAGAACATGTGATGATCCGCTGCGACCACCGCTTCGACGTGGTGATCACCTCCAACTCCGGGTATCCGCTTGACCAGAATCTGTACCAGGCGGTGAAAGGCATGAGCGCCGCCCACCAGATTGTCAGGCGAGGCGGCACGATCATTTGTGCTGCGGAGTGTTCGGACGGGCTGCCGAACCACGGGAATTACGCGAAAATCCTGCAAATGAGAAAAACGCCGCAGGAGATTCTGGAGATGATCAACGATCCGTCCTTCCAGATGTTTGACCAGTGGCAGGTGCAGAAGCAAGCGGTGATTCAAACATGGGCGGATGTGTACGTCTATTCCGAGTTGTCTGATGCGGACATCGAGCGGGCGATGCTGAAACCGACCCGTGATATCGGGCAGACCTTGCGCGAACTGCAGGCAAAATACGGGGACGCGATGTCGGTGGCGGTGCTGCCGTTAGGACCGCTGACGATTCCGTATGTTGCGGAATAA